One genomic region from Skermania piniformis encodes:
- a CDS encoding alpha/beta hydrolase: MRGGNAASARRVRWRRRILRASAVALVAPFAAGLAGGTIAEAAPLTAPALRAPAGGTEDLVVPSGMGPIKVQVQWASRGGNAALYLLDGLRARNDRNAWSFETDALRQFAGDNVTLVMPVGGQSSFYSDWYAPSNLNGQNVTYKWETFLTEELPEFLAARGVSKTNNAVAGLSMGGSAALTLAAHHRDQFKSAAAYSGYLNISAPGMREAIRVAMLDAGRFNVDSMWGPPWSPAWLRNDPFVFAPKLKGMPLYISAASGLPGRYDQPNSLVGAFNTVNAMGLEALSLVNTRAFQVRMASLGVPAHFDFPATGTHSWKYWEGELAKSRPMFLDALDAR, encoded by the coding sequence ATGCGTGGTGGCAACGCAGCCTCGGCTCGGCGAGTGCGCTGGCGCCGGCGAATACTGCGGGCGAGCGCGGTCGCGCTGGTCGCGCCCTTCGCGGCGGGGTTGGCCGGCGGCACGATCGCCGAGGCGGCGCCGCTGACGGCACCGGCGCTGCGCGCGCCGGCCGGCGGCACCGAAGATCTCGTCGTCCCGTCCGGGATGGGCCCGATCAAAGTGCAGGTCCAGTGGGCCTCGCGGGGCGGCAACGCGGCGCTCTACCTGCTCGACGGGTTGCGCGCGCGCAACGACCGCAATGCCTGGTCGTTCGAGACCGATGCGCTGCGGCAGTTCGCCGGAGACAACGTCACCCTGGTGATGCCGGTGGGTGGGCAGTCCAGCTTCTACTCGGACTGGTACGCACCGAGCAATCTGAACGGGCAGAACGTCACCTACAAGTGGGAAACGTTCCTCACCGAGGAACTGCCGGAGTTCCTGGCGGCCCGCGGAGTTTCCAAGACGAACAACGCCGTGGCCGGGCTGTCGATGGGCGGTAGCGCCGCGCTCACCCTGGCTGCGCACCACCGCGATCAGTTCAAGTCGGCGGCTGCCTACTCCGGTTACCTGAACATCTCGGCGCCCGGGATGCGCGAAGCGATCCGGGTCGCGATGCTCGACGCGGGCCGATTCAACGTGGACTCGATGTGGGGTCCGCCGTGGAGCCCCGCCTGGCTGCGCAACGACCCCTTCGTGTTCGCGCCGAAGCTGAAGGGGATGCCGCTCTACATCTCCGCGGCCAGTGGCCTGCCGGGCCGCTACGATCAGCCGAACTCGCTGGTCGGCGCGTTCAACACGGTGAACGCGATGGGCTTGGAGGCGCTGTCGCTGGTGAATACCCGGGCCTTCCAGGTCCGGATGGCCTCGCTCGGCGTTCCGGCCCATTTCGACTTCCCGGCGACGGGAACCCACTCGTGGAAGTACTGGGAAGGTGAGTTGGCCAAGTCGCGGCCGATGTTCCTGGACGCGCTCGACGCGCGTTAG
- a CDS encoding alpha/beta hydrolase: protein MSMRVSRRMSHRSSWVRRAVLAIAMAMLAPLGLAAVHAAPTANAAFNPSGFDFWANDANGVPLKSRIFRAADGNTARVVYALDGLRARTDLNGWEIETDIANALTRANINVVMPVGGECSFYSDWEAPSEFGFGSSSGSSQKFPYRMETFITRDLPNALAARLGFSQTRNGIFGLSMGGSAALTLAAYHPNQFSYAGSFSGYLNISAPGMKEAMRLAFLDQNGYNIDAMWGPPWDPNWLRNDPFVFAPRLRDEGIRLYIASGSGIPGMHDQPRSFVDLYNTGNAMGLEAIALANTRAFQVRLASLGYNNVTYDYPPVGTHSWPWWADNVYRMLPDLSAHIG from the coding sequence ATGTCGATGCGAGTATCGAGGCGGATGAGTCACCGCTCTTCGTGGGTGCGGAGGGCCGTGCTTGCGATCGCAATGGCGATGCTCGCTCCGCTGGGCCTGGCGGCCGTGCACGCCGCCCCGACCGCGAATGCGGCCTTCAATCCCTCCGGCTTCGACTTCTGGGCCAACGACGCCAACGGTGTCCCGCTCAAGTCGCGCATCTTCCGCGCCGCCGACGGAAACACCGCTCGGGTCGTCTACGCGCTGGACGGCCTGCGGGCGCGCACCGACCTGAACGGGTGGGAGATCGAGACCGACATCGCGAACGCGCTGACCCGGGCGAACATCAACGTGGTCATGCCGGTCGGCGGGGAATGCAGCTTCTACTCCGACTGGGAGGCGCCCAGCGAGTTCGGGTTCGGCTCCAGCTCCGGCTCGTCGCAGAAGTTCCCGTACCGGATGGAGACTTTCATCACCCGGGATCTGCCGAATGCGCTGGCCGCTCGGCTGGGCTTCAGCCAGACCCGCAACGGCATCTTCGGGCTGTCGATGGGCGGTAGTGCCGCGCTCACCCTGGCCGCCTACCACCCGAATCAGTTCTCCTATGCCGGTTCGTTCTCCGGCTACCTGAACATCTCCGCGCCCGGCATGAAAGAGGCCATGCGGTTGGCCTTCCTGGATCAGAACGGCTACAACATCGACGCGATGTGGGGCCCGCCGTGGGATCCGAACTGGCTGCGCAACGACCCGTTCGTGTTCGCGCCACGGCTGCGGGACGAGGGCATCCGGCTCTATATCGCCTCCGGTAGCGGCATCCCGGGCATGCATGACCAGCCACGATCGTTCGTCGATCTGTACAACACCGGCAACGCGATGGGCCTGGAGGCGATCGCGCTGGCCAACACCCGCGCCTTCCAGGTGCGGCTCGCCTCGCTCGGCTACAACAACGTCACCTACGACTACCCGCCGGTGGGTACGCACAGCTGGCCGTGGTGGGCGGACAACGTCTACCGGATGCTGCCGGACCTGAGCGCGCATATCGGCTGA
- a CDS encoding alpha/beta hydrolase-fold protein, giving the protein MRGAAIRDAPMRGAAMRLVGVFLAMLLALGIATATAPVAGAADSASVRRVDWLTDRRVALWIDSPSMGATIQVQLLLARDWHIRPEARFPALYMLDGLRAQDTESGWTLDAGAEEFYADKNVNVVLPVGGQGSFYSDWLQPDNGRRYMWETFLTKELPPLLSDGWRTTDVRGVAGLSMGATSAMFLAARNEGFFKYAAAYSGFLSTTTLGMPEAIGFALRDAGNFDSHAMWGPKTGPEWPAHDPYVLADQLRGVSLYLSSGTGLAGQSDQVNGVPGVTTNLAGVGLEVLSRLTTENFATKLQKLGIPAEVRYRAAGTHTWPYWDFEMRQSWPQAAAALGVDAGKPSCGPDGAFGAALAVNAWLGDCVTGTYGVPGGTAQDFRFGRLISGATGTHAVAGRIGGAYYPAANALGLPLGPEQAAPDGRGRFQLFEHGAVYWTPQTGAHVVAGRIRDTWVQQGAERSPLGYPVSEQARIPNKPADVQGFEIGTMYSVDAAGTHAVLGKIMEKYAGLGYEESPLGFPKSEEMSIKDFGKFTEFEGGSIYWSPLTGAWSVRNGPIFDAWRAAGYENGRLGFPTGDQFDIAGGTQQNFQFGNIQLRDGQAAVLALP; this is encoded by the coding sequence ATGCGAGGGGCTGCAATACGGGACGCGCCGATGCGCGGCGCGGCGATGCGACTCGTCGGCGTGTTCCTGGCCATGCTGCTTGCGCTGGGTATCGCGACCGCCACCGCGCCGGTGGCCGGGGCGGCGGACAGCGCGTCGGTGCGGCGGGTGGACTGGTTGACCGACCGCCGAGTAGCGCTGTGGATCGATTCACCGTCGATGGGCGCGACGATCCAGGTGCAGTTGTTGCTCGCTCGGGACTGGCACATCCGGCCGGAGGCGCGATTCCCGGCGTTGTACATGCTGGACGGGCTGCGTGCTCAGGACACCGAAAGCGGGTGGACGCTCGACGCCGGCGCCGAGGAGTTCTACGCGGACAAGAACGTCAACGTGGTGCTGCCGGTCGGCGGGCAGGGCAGCTTCTACTCCGACTGGCTGCAGCCGGACAACGGGCGCCGCTACATGTGGGAGACGTTTCTGACCAAGGAGCTGCCACCACTGCTGTCCGACGGGTGGCGGACGACCGATGTTCGCGGCGTGGCCGGTTTGTCGATGGGGGCCACCTCGGCGATGTTCCTGGCCGCGCGCAACGAAGGCTTCTTCAAGTACGCCGCGGCCTACTCCGGCTTTCTGTCCACCACCACCCTGGGCATGCCGGAAGCCATCGGCTTCGCGCTGCGGGATGCGGGCAACTTCGATTCGCATGCGATGTGGGGGCCGAAGACCGGACCGGAATGGCCGGCGCACGACCCGTACGTGCTGGCCGACCAGCTTCGCGGGGTGAGCCTCTACCTGTCCAGCGGCACCGGCCTCGCCGGGCAGAGCGATCAGGTCAACGGTGTCCCCGGCGTGACCACCAACTTGGCCGGCGTCGGGCTGGAGGTGCTCTCCCGGCTGACCACCGAAAATTTCGCCACCAAGCTGCAGAAGCTCGGCATTCCGGCCGAGGTGCGGTATCGGGCGGCCGGCACGCACACGTGGCCGTACTGGGATTTCGAGATGCGGCAATCCTGGCCCCAGGCCGCTGCCGCGTTGGGGGTGGACGCGGGCAAGCCGAGCTGTGGCCCGGACGGCGCGTTCGGTGCGGCACTCGCGGTGAACGCGTGGCTGGGCGACTGCGTCACCGGCACCTACGGCGTGCCGGGCGGGACCGCGCAGGACTTCCGGTTCGGGCGCTTGATCAGCGGTGCTACCGGTACCCATGCGGTTGCCGGCCGAATCGGCGGTGCCTATTACCCGGCGGCGAATGCGCTGGGTCTGCCGCTCGGCCCGGAGCAGGCCGCGCCCGACGGTCGGGGCCGGTTCCAGCTGTTCGAGCATGGTGCCGTCTACTGGACTCCGCAGACCGGCGCGCACGTCGTCGCGGGCCGGATCCGGGATACCTGGGTGCAGCAGGGTGCCGAGCGCAGTCCGCTCGGTTACCCGGTGTCGGAGCAGGCCCGGATTCCGAACAAGCCGGCCGACGTGCAGGGATTCGAGATCGGCACGATGTATTCGGTAGATGCGGCCGGCACGCACGCGGTGCTCGGCAAGATCATGGAGAAGTATGCCGGGCTCGGGTACGAGGAGAGCCCGCTCGGATTCCCCAAGTCCGAGGAGATGTCGATCAAGGATTTCGGCAAGTTCACCGAGTTCGAAGGCGGCAGCATCTACTGGAGTCCGCTGACCGGCGCTTGGTCGGTCCGGAACGGGCCGATCTTCGACGCCTGGCGCGCGGCCGGGTACGAGAACGGCCGGCTCGGCTTCCCGACCGGCGACCAGTTCGACATCGCCGGCGGCACGCAGCAGAACTTCCAGTTCGGCAATATCCAGCTGCGCGACGGGCAGGCGGCGGTGCTCGCGTTGCCGTGA